From a region of the Tenggerimyces flavus genome:
- the miaB gene encoding tRNA (N6-isopentenyl adenosine(37)-C2)-methylthiotransferase MiaB, whose translation MTTTAPARTYEVRTFGCQMNVHDSERLSGLLEDAGYVRAPAGDAADVVVLNTCAVRENADNKLYGNLGLLAPKKTARPDMQIAVGGCLAQKDKGEIVRRAPWVDVVFGTHNIGSLPVLLERARVAGEAQVEIKDYLETFPSTLPSRRESPYAAWVAVSVGCNNTCTFCIVPALRGREKDRRPGEILAEVEALVAEGVLEVTLLGQNVNAYGVEFGDRFAFGKLLRAMGPVEGLERVRFTSPHPRDFTDDVIAAMAETPNVMPQLHMPLQSGSDTVLRAMRRSYRQARYLDIVANVRAAMPDAAITTDIIVGFPGETEADFEETLNVVREARFSAAFTFQYSKRPGTPAAEMDGQIPKQVVQSRYERLVEVVEELAWSENKQFVGREVELLVAEGEGRKDAATARLSGRARDNRLVHFTPGDAAARPGDFVRTTVTYAAPHHLVADSPLLDVRRTRAGDAWELRQARPAEEPVKGVLLGMPSLRS comes from the coding sequence ATGACGACGACAGCGCCGGCCCGCACGTACGAGGTCCGTACGTTCGGCTGCCAGATGAACGTCCACGACTCCGAGCGCCTCTCCGGCCTGCTCGAGGACGCGGGCTACGTCCGCGCGCCCGCCGGCGACGCCGCGGACGTGGTCGTGCTCAACACCTGCGCCGTGCGCGAGAACGCCGACAACAAGCTGTACGGCAACCTCGGCCTGCTCGCCCCGAAGAAGACGGCGCGGCCCGACATGCAGATCGCGGTCGGCGGCTGCCTCGCGCAGAAGGACAAGGGCGAGATCGTGCGGCGCGCGCCCTGGGTCGACGTGGTCTTCGGGACCCACAACATCGGCTCGCTGCCGGTGCTGCTGGAACGCGCCCGGGTGGCCGGCGAGGCACAGGTCGAGATCAAGGACTACCTCGAGACGTTCCCGTCGACGCTGCCGTCGCGCCGGGAGTCGCCGTACGCGGCGTGGGTCGCGGTCAGCGTCGGCTGCAACAACACCTGCACGTTCTGCATCGTGCCGGCGCTGCGCGGCCGGGAGAAGGACCGCCGGCCGGGCGAGATCCTCGCCGAGGTCGAGGCGCTGGTCGCCGAGGGCGTGCTCGAGGTGACGCTGCTCGGGCAGAACGTCAACGCGTACGGCGTCGAGTTCGGCGACCGGTTCGCGTTCGGCAAGCTGCTGCGCGCCATGGGGCCGGTGGAAGGGCTGGAGCGCGTCCGCTTCACGTCCCCGCACCCGCGCGACTTCACCGACGACGTGATCGCGGCGATGGCCGAGACGCCGAACGTGATGCCGCAGCTGCACATGCCGTTGCAGTCCGGCTCGGACACCGTGCTGCGGGCGATGCGCCGCTCGTACCGGCAGGCGCGCTACCTCGACATCGTGGCGAACGTCCGTGCGGCGATGCCCGACGCGGCAATCACGACGGACATCATCGTGGGCTTCCCGGGCGAGACCGAGGCGGACTTCGAGGAGACGCTGAACGTCGTCCGCGAGGCGCGATTCTCCGCGGCGTTCACGTTCCAGTACTCCAAGCGGCCGGGCACTCCGGCGGCGGAGATGGACGGGCAGATCCCCAAGCAGGTCGTGCAGTCCCGGTACGAACGGCTGGTCGAGGTCGTCGAGGAGCTGGCCTGGTCGGAGAACAAGCAGTTCGTCGGCCGCGAGGTCGAGCTGCTCGTGGCCGAGGGGGAGGGCCGCAAGGACGCCGCGACCGCGCGCCTGTCCGGACGGGCTCGCGACAACCGGCTGGTGCACTTCACGCCGGGGGACGCCGCGGCGCGTCCGGGCGACTTCGTGCGGACGACGGTGACGTACGCCGCGCCGCACCACCTGGTCGCCGACAGCCCGCTGCTCGACGTCCGCCGCACCCGGGCGGGCGACGCGTGGGAGCTGCGGCAGGCGCGGCCGGCGGAGGAGCCTGTCAAGGGCGTCTTGCTCGGCATGCCCTCGTTGCGGTCTTAG
- a CDS encoding amino acid ABC transporter permease, with the protein MSQQTAQPAPKPDPKGKKAPKAKKAKRVRQPKVSQSSVLFDVPGPKARRRNLIGGILAGLAIAYVLWLVLRLLYEREQITWDKWTPFANLGIIRSLGEALGLTLLAAVVSIACALVFGAVFAAGRLSDHRWLRWPSIAIVEFFRAIPLVLLIIFLFIAYGNVTERFGALVIALTLYNGSVLAEIFRAGILAVPRGQGEAGYAIGLRKSGVMIRILVPQAISTMLPAIISQCVVALKDTALGLVISAPDVVSVARRIAINPQYDNILAVGLVLAAIFIAINYGLSRLAGWLEARQRRKGRAVVQVTNIPDAGMGGAATG; encoded by the coding sequence ATGAGCCAGCAAACAGCCCAACCCGCGCCGAAGCCGGATCCGAAGGGCAAGAAGGCGCCGAAGGCGAAGAAGGCCAAGCGCGTCCGGCAGCCGAAGGTGAGCCAGTCGTCGGTCCTGTTCGACGTCCCTGGCCCGAAGGCGCGGCGCCGCAACCTGATCGGCGGGATCCTTGCCGGCTTGGCGATCGCGTACGTGCTGTGGCTCGTCCTCCGGTTGCTGTACGAGCGCGAGCAGATCACGTGGGACAAGTGGACGCCGTTCGCCAACCTCGGCATCATCCGGTCGCTCGGCGAGGCGCTCGGGCTGACGCTGCTGGCAGCGGTCGTGTCGATCGCGTGCGCGCTGGTGTTCGGCGCCGTCTTCGCCGCGGGCCGGCTGTCCGACCACCGCTGGCTGCGCTGGCCGAGCATCGCGATCGTGGAGTTCTTCCGCGCGATCCCGCTGGTGCTGCTGATCATCTTCTTGTTCATCGCGTACGGAAACGTCACCGAACGGTTCGGCGCGCTGGTGATCGCGTTGACGCTGTACAACGGCTCGGTGCTGGCCGAGATCTTCCGGGCGGGCATCCTCGCGGTGCCGCGCGGTCAGGGTGAGGCGGGATACGCGATCGGGCTGCGCAAGTCCGGGGTGATGATCCGGATCCTCGTACCGCAGGCGATCTCGACGATGCTGCCGGCGATCATCAGCCAGTGCGTGGTGGCGCTGAAGGACACCGCGCTCGGCCTGGTCATCTCCGCGCCCGACGTGGTCAGCGTGGCGCGCCGGATCGCGATCAACCCGCAGTACGACAACATCCTGGCCGTGGGGCTGGTGCTCGCGGCGATCTTCATCGCGATCAACTACGGGCTGTCTCGACTGGCCGGCTGGCTGGAGGCGCGGCAGCGGCGCAAGGGTCGCGCGGTCGTGCAGGTCACGAACATCCCCGACGCGGGCATGGGTGGGGCTGCGACCGGCTGA
- a CDS encoding GDSL-type esterase/lipase family protein — translation MKSGVKAWAMKLGGLVGGSAILAAGGLASSGQAPDQSLVPVEAAATVRIMPLGDSNTAGADSAQGGYRTDLWQLLAADGREVDFVGSGSAGGPALPDKNHEGHGGWTIQQIHDNVIGWLQTQQPQVVLLQIGTNDMYTDASTAGAPARMTALLNRITSTAPDAEVIVTTLPPLADANHNRRVQAFNQLLPGLVGSLAGAGRNVRLTDTGSALIQGDLIDPFHPGYGAVSRAAARWYTALTGIELTRYEAEQTSNATLVNAVRLGSNVSSSGGTKVGKIDFADSSVTFTVQAATAGPHRIRIRGGNGMTTVCSHNLSVNGGAATSVQYQPLGWENWTMVGVDLTLNAGPNTLKFTKGACFAEIDALYLSGPS, via the coding sequence ATGAAGTCGGGAGTGAAAGCGTGGGCCATGAAGCTGGGCGGCCTGGTCGGCGGTTCCGCGATCCTGGCGGCGGGCGGCTTGGCGAGCTCGGGGCAGGCCCCGGATCAGTCACTCGTGCCGGTTGAGGCGGCCGCGACCGTACGGATCATGCCGCTCGGCGACTCGAACACCGCCGGCGCCGACAGCGCGCAGGGTGGATACCGGACCGATCTGTGGCAACTGCTCGCCGCGGACGGCCGGGAGGTGGACTTCGTCGGCTCAGGATCGGCCGGCGGCCCGGCGTTGCCGGACAAGAACCACGAGGGTCACGGCGGCTGGACGATCCAGCAGATCCACGACAACGTGATCGGCTGGCTGCAGACCCAGCAGCCGCAGGTCGTGCTGCTGCAGATCGGCACCAACGACATGTACACCGACGCGTCGACCGCGGGTGCGCCGGCCAGGATGACCGCGCTGCTGAATCGGATCACCAGCACCGCGCCGGATGCCGAGGTGATCGTCACCACGCTGCCGCCCCTCGCCGACGCCAACCACAACCGGCGGGTGCAGGCGTTCAACCAGCTCCTGCCCGGCCTGGTCGGGTCGCTGGCAGGCGCCGGCCGGAACGTGCGGCTGACCGACACCGGCAGCGCGCTGATCCAGGGCGACCTGATCGACCCGTTCCACCCGGGCTACGGCGCGGTGTCGAGGGCGGCGGCCCGCTGGTACACGGCGCTGACCGGCATCGAACTGACCCGGTACGAGGCCGAGCAGACCTCGAACGCGACGTTGGTGAACGCGGTCCGGCTGGGTAGCAACGTGAGCTCGTCCGGCGGCACCAAGGTCGGCAAGATCGATTTCGCGGACAGCTCGGTCACCTTCACCGTCCAGGCCGCCACCGCTGGCCCGCACCGGATCCGGATCCGCGGCGGGAACGGGATGACCACGGTCTGCAGCCACAACCTCTCCGTGAACGGCGGCGCCGCGACGTCCGTGCAGTACCAGCCTCTCGGCTGGGAGAACTGGACCATGGTCGGGGTCGACCTGACCCTGAACGCCGGGCCGAACACGCTGAAGTTCACCAAGGGCGCCTGCTTCGCCGAGATCGACGCGCTCTACCTGAGCGGACCCAGCTGA
- a CDS encoding LacI family DNA-binding transcriptional regulator, with product MRTTLRDVAELAQVSPKTVSNVVNGYIHVRKETRERVEQAIAELNYRPNLSARSLRQGRTGVIALAVPELDQPYFAELARHFVAAAAGHGLTVLVDQTEGARDRERLVIGGIRDQLIDGLVLSPLALTAADLDERTDATPMVLLGERIHHGPADHVVIDNVRAAREATEHLISLGRKRIGAIGSQKVAAGVTARLRLRGYQQALKSAGVSADKNLVASATRFHRADGAEAMELLLAQKPLPDAVFCFSDLLALGALRTLASHGIRVPDDIAVMGFDDIEDGRFSTPTLSTISPDKEQLAAQSIELLNAQLNGSAADRGPQEVYTNYELIARESTIGR from the coding sequence ATGCGCACGACGCTGCGGGATGTCGCTGAGCTTGCCCAGGTGTCCCCGAAGACGGTGTCGAACGTCGTGAACGGGTACATCCATGTGCGCAAGGAGACTCGGGAGCGCGTCGAGCAGGCCATCGCGGAGCTGAACTACCGCCCGAACCTGTCCGCGCGGAGCCTGCGCCAGGGGCGGACCGGCGTGATCGCGCTGGCGGTGCCGGAGCTGGACCAGCCGTACTTCGCCGAGCTGGCTCGCCACTTCGTGGCCGCGGCGGCGGGGCACGGGTTGACCGTTCTGGTCGACCAGACCGAGGGCGCGCGGGACCGGGAACGTCTGGTGATCGGGGGGATTCGCGACCAGCTGATTGACGGGTTGGTGCTGAGCCCGTTGGCGTTGACCGCGGCGGATCTGGACGAGCGTACGGACGCGACGCCGATGGTGCTGCTGGGCGAGCGGATCCACCACGGACCGGCGGACCACGTCGTCATCGACAACGTTCGCGCGGCTCGGGAGGCGACCGAGCACCTGATTTCGCTTGGCCGCAAGCGCATCGGGGCGATCGGCTCCCAGAAGGTGGCGGCCGGCGTGACGGCGCGGCTCCGGCTGCGGGGTTATCAGCAGGCGTTGAAGTCGGCGGGTGTCTCGGCGGACAAGAACCTGGTCGCCAGCGCGACCCGCTTCCACCGAGCCGACGGCGCCGAGGCGATGGAGCTGTTGCTGGCCCAGAAGCCGTTGCCGGACGCGGTGTTCTGCTTCTCCGACCTGCTGGCGCTTGGCGCGTTGCGTACGTTGGCGTCGCACGGGATCCGGGTGCCGGACGACATCGCGGTGATGGGCTTCGACGACATCGAGGACGGCCGCTTCTCGACACCTACGCTGTCGACGATCTCGCCGGACAAGGAACAGCTGGCGGCGCAGTCGATCGAGCTGTTGAACGCCCAGCTGAACGGCTCGGCCGCGGACCGTGGCCCGCAAGAGGTGTACACGAACTACGAGCTGATCGCCCGCGAGTCGACCATCGGCCGCTAA
- the rny gene encoding ribonuclease Y: MSTMEVVVFIVGLGILALLAVMVVQMSKSKSIGLQKVAAAEHELEEARRDATRIRSDAESEARRAATDIRTTADTEAAETRRQADENASAALARARLTRDEAEHEVRALRSEVREQRLDIERREGRVAERETRLDQSQRELDDRTRELTETEAKIDTKKAELASIEAERQQVLERTAGLSAEEAKAELVATIENDAKRQAAIIVRDIEHKAQEEGEKRARKIITASIQRLATEQTSESVVSVLHLPSDDMKGRIIGREGRNIRTFEQVTGVNLIIDDTPEAVLLSCFDPVRRETARIALESLVLDGRIHPHRIEEVYERSKGEVEELCVRAGEDALVQTGLTDMHPQLVQTLGTLRYRTSYGQNVLKHLIESAHVAGMMASEIGLDRQLIKRSALLHDIGKALTHEVEGSHALIGADLARKYGEDDDVVHAIEAHHNEVEPRTVEAILTQAADAISGGRPGARRESLEAYVKRLERLEEIANAHDGVDKVFAMQAGREVRVMVVPDVVDDIQAQVLARDIAKQVEEELTYPGQIRVTVVRESRAIETAR; this comes from the coding sequence ATGTCCACGATGGAGGTCGTCGTTTTCATCGTCGGGTTGGGCATTCTCGCCCTGCTCGCAGTGATGGTCGTCCAGATGTCCAAGTCCAAGTCGATCGGCCTGCAGAAGGTCGCGGCCGCCGAGCACGAGCTCGAGGAAGCGCGTCGCGACGCCACGAGGATCCGTTCCGACGCCGAGTCCGAGGCGCGCCGGGCCGCCACCGACATCCGGACCACCGCCGACACCGAGGCCGCCGAAACTCGCCGGCAGGCCGACGAGAACGCCTCCGCCGCCCTCGCCAGGGCACGGCTCACCCGCGACGAGGCCGAACACGAGGTCCGCGCCCTCCGCAGTGAGGTCCGCGAGCAGCGCCTCGACATCGAGCGCCGCGAGGGCAGGGTCGCCGAACGCGAGACGCGCCTCGACCAGTCCCAGCGCGAGCTGGACGACCGTACCCGCGAGCTCACCGAGACCGAAGCGAAGATCGACACCAAGAAGGCCGAGCTCGCCAGCATCGAGGCCGAGCGCCAGCAGGTGCTCGAACGGACCGCCGGACTGTCCGCCGAAGAGGCGAAGGCCGAGCTCGTCGCCACCATCGAGAACGACGCCAAGCGCCAGGCAGCGATCATCGTTCGCGACATCGAGCACAAGGCCCAGGAAGAGGGCGAGAAGCGCGCCCGCAAGATCATCACCGCGTCGATCCAGCGGCTCGCGACCGAACAGACCTCGGAGTCGGTCGTCTCGGTCCTGCACCTGCCGAGCGACGACATGAAGGGCCGCATCATCGGCCGCGAGGGCCGCAACATCCGTACGTTCGAGCAGGTCACCGGCGTCAACCTGATCATCGACGACACCCCCGAAGCCGTCCTGCTCTCGTGCTTCGACCCGGTCCGCAGGGAGACCGCGCGGATCGCACTGGAGAGCCTCGTACTCGACGGGCGGATCCACCCGCACCGGATCGAGGAGGTCTACGAGCGCAGCAAGGGCGAGGTCGAGGAGCTCTGCGTACGAGCGGGGGAGGACGCGCTCGTCCAGACCGGCCTCACCGACATGCACCCGCAGCTGGTCCAGACACTTGGCACGCTGCGGTACCGGACGTCGTACGGCCAGAACGTGCTCAAGCACCTGATCGAGTCCGCCCACGTCGCCGGCATGATGGCGAGCGAGATCGGTCTGGACCGGCAACTGATCAAGCGGTCGGCGCTGCTGCACGACATCGGCAAGGCGCTGACGCACGAGGTCGAGGGCAGCCACGCGCTGATCGGCGCCGACCTGGCCCGCAAGTACGGCGAGGACGACGACGTCGTGCACGCGATCGAGGCCCACCACAACGAGGTCGAGCCGCGTACGGTCGAGGCGATCCTCACCCAGGCCGCCGACGCGATCTCGGGTGGGCGCCCGGGTGCCCGGCGCGAGTCGTTGGAGGCGTACGTCAAGCGGCTCGAACGGCTGGAGGAGATCGCGAACGCGCACGACGGCGTGGACAAGGTGTTCGCCATGCAGGCCGGCCGCGAGGTCCGCGTGATGGTGGTGCCGGACGTGGTCGACGACATCCAGGCCCAGGTGCTCGCCCGCGACATCGCCAAGCAGGTCGAGGAAGAGCTCACCTACCCCGGCCAGATCCGCGTCACCGTCGTCCGCGAGTCCCGCGCCATCGAAACCGCCCGCTGA
- a CDS encoding class I adenylate-forming enzyme family protein, with protein sequence MDPYPQPLLDALTRWPDRPAFEYEGREVARAEVYDTVRTFAAALRARGLGRCDGVAILTGVSPDAFAVQLAAHVLGCRVVAVRPGWTPRQLAHMLATDVAAVVVDTATPEVEEAAGAIPLHTLEDLRTHAPASTLETASRPDDIGWLFFTSGSTGNPKGCAYSYRALAAHWAYNPANWTPPVARLAAGYERLLLMGTLSSQVVMDYLTFCLATGGTAVIPDRTAPFEDAIERHRITGILCTVPRLYGLLDRVERDGLDVSTLKAVMVSGSPITPQRLHDATERLGPVVHQAYGQTEVCLVTLLTPDDLGAWPSPAAASVGRPHPLVETEVRAGELYVRSPYQMDGYWNDPEQTADALGQDGWMRTRDLADFDELGFLRLIGRARDIVIVNAIIHYAGAIEQTLASHPDVDQAYVVGAPDESTGEAIHAFVVPNAGRTPDLANLAKHVGEELGDASVPHTFTILDDVPVAPSGKPDKRALLGLLT encoded by the coding sequence GTGGACCCGTACCCTCAGCCGCTGCTCGACGCCCTGACCCGCTGGCCCGACCGCCCCGCCTTCGAGTACGAGGGCCGCGAGGTCGCCCGCGCCGAGGTGTACGACACCGTCCGTACGTTCGCCGCCGCTCTCCGCGCACGCGGACTGGGCAGGTGCGACGGCGTCGCGATCCTTACCGGGGTCTCGCCCGACGCGTTCGCCGTCCAGCTCGCCGCGCACGTCCTCGGTTGCCGCGTTGTCGCCGTACGGCCCGGCTGGACGCCCCGCCAGCTCGCCCACATGCTCGCGACAGACGTCGCCGCGGTCGTCGTCGACACCGCCACGCCAGAAGTCGAGGAGGCCGCCGGAGCGATTCCGCTGCACACGTTGGAAGATCTGCGGACCCACGCCCCAGCCAGCACCCTCGAAACAGCGTCGAGACCGGACGACATCGGCTGGCTGTTCTTCACCAGCGGCAGCACCGGCAATCCCAAGGGCTGCGCCTACAGCTACCGAGCCCTGGCAGCGCACTGGGCGTACAACCCGGCCAACTGGACGCCTCCGGTAGCGCGCCTCGCCGCCGGGTACGAACGGCTCCTGCTGATGGGAACGCTGTCCAGCCAGGTGGTCATGGACTACCTCACGTTCTGCCTCGCGACCGGCGGCACCGCGGTCATCCCCGACCGCACCGCCCCGTTCGAGGACGCGATCGAACGCCACCGCATCACCGGCATCCTCTGCACCGTCCCCCGCCTCTACGGGCTGCTCGACCGCGTCGAGCGCGACGGCCTGGACGTCAGCACACTCAAGGCGGTCATGGTCTCCGGCTCCCCCATCACCCCGCAGCGCCTCCACGACGCCACCGAGAGGCTCGGCCCGGTCGTCCACCAGGCGTACGGGCAGACCGAGGTCTGTCTGGTCACGCTGCTCACCCCCGACGACCTCGGCGCCTGGCCGTCGCCCGCCGCCGCGTCCGTCGGCCGCCCGCACCCGCTCGTCGAGACCGAGGTCCGCGCCGGCGAGCTGTACGTCCGCAGCCCGTACCAGATGGATGGCTACTGGAACGACCCCGAACAGACCGCCGACGCGCTCGGCCAGGACGGCTGGATGCGCACCCGCGACCTCGCGGACTTCGACGAGCTCGGCTTCCTGCGGCTGATCGGACGAGCGCGCGACATCGTCATCGTGAACGCGATCATCCACTACGCCGGCGCGATCGAGCAGACCCTCGCCAGCCACCCCGACGTCGACCAGGCGTACGTCGTCGGCGCCCCGGACGAGTCAACGGGCGAAGCGATCCACGCGTTCGTCGTCCCGAACGCCGGCCGGACGCCGGATCTCGCCAATCTCGCCAAGCACGTGGGCGAAGAGCTCGGCGACGCGAGCGTCCCGCACACGTTCACGATCCTGGACGACGTCCCCGTCGCACCGAGCGGAAAGCCCGACAAGCGTGCCCTGCTTGGGCTTCTGACCTAA
- a CDS encoding amino acid ABC transporter ATP-binding protein: MTDTTTSSEAASPAGTGQPLVVLSAVNKYFGTLHVLQDINLSIKRGEVVVVIGPSGSGKSTLCRAINRLEPINSGSITLDGKPLPAEGKALAQLRADVGMVFQSFNLFQHKTVLDNVTLGPIKVRKQPKKDSEDKAMALLERVGVANQASKYPAQLSGGQQQRVAIARALAMDPKVMLFDEPTSALDPEMIKEVLDVMTDLAKSGMTMVVVTHEMGFARSAANRVVFMAEGQIVEEREPAEFFTDPRSERAKDFLSKILKH; the protein is encoded by the coding sequence ATGACTGACACGACCACAAGCTCCGAGGCGGCCTCGCCTGCCGGAACCGGGCAGCCGCTGGTGGTCCTTTCTGCCGTGAACAAGTACTTCGGGACGCTCCACGTTCTGCAGGACATCAACCTCTCCATCAAGCGCGGTGAGGTTGTCGTGGTGATCGGGCCCTCGGGCTCCGGCAAGTCCACGCTCTGCCGGGCGATCAACCGGTTGGAGCCGATCAACTCGGGGTCGATCACCCTGGACGGCAAGCCGCTCCCCGCGGAAGGGAAAGCCCTCGCGCAGCTTCGCGCTGACGTGGGGATGGTGTTCCAGTCGTTCAACCTCTTCCAGCACAAGACGGTCCTGGACAACGTGACGCTCGGTCCGATCAAGGTGCGGAAGCAACCCAAGAAGGACTCAGAAGACAAGGCGATGGCCCTCCTCGAACGAGTGGGCGTCGCCAACCAGGCCAGCAAGTACCCCGCCCAGCTGTCAGGGGGACAGCAGCAGCGGGTTGCGATCGCACGTGCCCTGGCGATGGATCCGAAGGTCATGCTGTTCGACGAGCCCACCTCCGCGCTGGACCCGGAGATGATCAAGGAGGTGCTCGACGTCATGACCGATCTCGCGAAGTCCGGGATGACCATGGTCGTCGTCACCCACGAGATGGGGTTCGCTCGAAGCGCCGCCAACCGCGTGGTGTTCATGGCCGAGGGACAGATCGTCGAAGAACGTGAGCCGGCCGAGTTCTTCACCGACCCGAGGTCCGAACGGGCGAAGGACTTCCTATCCAAGATCCTCAAACACTGA
- a CDS encoding glutamate ABC transporter substrate-binding protein, which translates to MRNTRLRLLAVGAVAALALSACGGGGGESLLEVADNPSFDAGTTMKKLADAGTIKIGIKFDQPGVGYKDPATDEETGFDVEVGKIMAAGLGIAPDKVEFVETISKNREPFLKAGTVDLVIASYSITDDRRTQVGQFGPYYVTGQQLLVRKDDNSINKGEDLSGKKVCSVTGSTSLKSVEEKYGAQPVPFATYSECVTQLKNNSVDAVTTDGAILLGYASQDPDKLKVVGEPFTEERYGIGYKHGDAAFCTYLADTYKKIVDDGIWKKAFDQTLGEAGVDAPTPPAPDPCS; encoded by the coding sequence ATGAGAAACACCAGGTTGCGGCTCCTCGCCGTAGGTGCCGTTGCCGCACTCGCGCTCAGCGCCTGTGGAGGCGGGGGCGGAGAGAGCCTGCTCGAGGTCGCCGACAATCCGAGCTTCGACGCCGGCACCACGATGAAGAAGCTCGCCGACGCGGGCACGATCAAGATCGGCATCAAGTTCGACCAGCCCGGCGTCGGCTACAAGGACCCGGCGACGGACGAAGAGACCGGCTTCGACGTCGAGGTGGGCAAGATCATGGCCGCCGGCCTCGGCATCGCGCCCGACAAGGTCGAGTTCGTCGAGACGATCTCCAAGAACCGCGAGCCGTTCCTCAAGGCCGGCACGGTGGACCTGGTCATCGCCTCGTACTCGATCACCGACGACCGCCGCACTCAGGTCGGACAGTTCGGCCCGTACTACGTGACCGGTCAGCAACTGCTCGTGCGCAAGGACGACAACTCGATCAACAAGGGCGAGGACCTCAGCGGCAAGAAGGTCTGCTCGGTCACCGGTTCGACCTCGCTGAAGTCGGTCGAGGAGAAGTACGGCGCGCAGCCCGTTCCGTTCGCGACGTACTCCGAGTGCGTGACCCAGCTGAAGAACAACTCGGTCGACGCGGTCACCACCGACGGCGCGATCCTGCTCGGGTACGCCTCGCAGGACCCCGACAAGCTCAAGGTCGTGGGTGAGCCGTTCACCGAGGAGCGGTACGGCATCGGTTACAAGCACGGCGACGCCGCGTTCTGCACCTACCTCGCCGACACGTACAAGAAGATCGTCGACGACGGCATCTGGAAGAAGGCCTTCGACCAGACCCTGGGCGAGGCCGGCGTGGACGCTCCGACGCCGCCGGCGCCGGACCCCTGCTCGTAG
- a CDS encoding amino acid ABC transporter permease: MNVLIDKLPQILAAFGTTLQLLGASALIATILGVVLGAFRVSPVPALRWFGTAYVTIFRNTPLVVVFIIFVVALPELGFQSSFFFRAVIALSLYAAAFVCEAVRSGVNAVQAGQAEAARSLGMTFSQTLRHVVLPQAIRTVIPPLASIYIALAKNTAVAEAFGVTEATYQLDNLVRDFPGSLWFLFFGIALGYVIIVFFISGIAGLLERRWAVSR, encoded by the coding sequence GTGAACGTCCTGATCGACAAGCTGCCGCAGATTCTGGCTGCTTTCGGAACGACGCTGCAGCTGCTCGGCGCGTCCGCGCTGATCGCCACGATCCTCGGGGTCGTGCTGGGCGCGTTTCGGGTGTCGCCTGTGCCGGCGCTTCGCTGGTTCGGCACCGCGTACGTCACGATCTTCCGCAACACACCGCTCGTCGTGGTGTTCATCATCTTCGTCGTGGCGCTACCCGAGCTCGGGTTCCAGTCGAGCTTCTTCTTCCGCGCGGTGATCGCGTTGTCCTTGTACGCGGCGGCTTTCGTCTGTGAGGCCGTGCGATCGGGGGTCAACGCGGTGCAGGCCGGGCAGGCCGAGGCGGCGCGTTCGCTCGGCATGACGTTCAGCCAGACCCTTCGGCACGTCGTGCTGCCGCAGGCGATCCGTACGGTGATCCCGCCGCTCGCGAGCATCTACATCGCGCTGGCGAAGAACACCGCGGTCGCCGAGGCCTTCGGCGTGACCGAAGCCACGTACCAGTTGGACAATCTCGTTCGCGACTTCCCCGGCTCGCTGTGGTTCCTGTTCTTCGGCATCGCCCTGGGTTACGTGATCATCGTGTTCTTCATCTCCGGCATCGCTGGACTTCTCGAACGACGGTGGGCGGTGAGCCGATGA